A part of Paenibacillus sp. IHBB 10380 genomic DNA contains:
- a CDS encoding copper homeostasis protein CutC, with product MMLLEVIATTVGDAIMAERGGADRIELITGISEGGLTPSLALIEKVREAVSIPVRVMVRPHARSFQYDEEDIETMRRDIVHIGSVGGLDLVMGMLRHDGTVDEENLKILLDAANGIKVTFHRAFDEVRNQAEALDVLSQYPEITDILTSGGCKTAPEGADQLAKLVRLTAGQSISILAGAGLTEQGLESFLRQSGVSRVHFGSAVRQDGDPLKPINPEYLQHIRTIINEWKR from the coding sequence ATGATGTTGTTAGAAGTTATTGCTACGACTGTTGGGGATGCCATTATGGCTGAACGCGGGGGTGCTGATCGAATTGAATTGATAACGGGCATAAGTGAGGGCGGCTTAACGCCCAGTCTTGCTCTTATAGAGAAAGTTCGAGAGGCAGTATCCATTCCCGTTAGGGTTATGGTACGACCTCATGCTAGATCATTCCAATACGATGAAGAAGATATCGAGACGATGAGAAGGGATATTGTTCATATCGGTTCGGTAGGAGGACTTGACCTTGTTATGGGGATGCTTAGGCATGATGGGACTGTAGATGAGGAGAATCTGAAGATTCTTTTGGATGCTGCAAACGGTATAAAGGTTACTTTCCACCGGGCGTTTGATGAGGTTCGGAATCAGGCAGAAGCGCTAGATGTTCTTTCACAATATCCGGAAATTACTGATATTCTAACATCCGGAGGATGTAAGACTGCACCGGAAGGCGCAGATCAGCTTGCGAAGCTTGTTCGTCTAACCGCTGGTCAATCGATTTCAATTCTGGCAGGTGCCGGCTTAACCGAACAAGGGCTCGAATCTTTCCTTAGGCAATCGGGTGTAAGTCGTGTTCATTTTGGCTCAGCCGTAAGACAAGACGGTGATCCGCTGAAGCCCATTAACCCTGAGTATCTACAACATATCCGTACAATTATTAATGAATGGAAGAGGTGA
- a CDS encoding NUDIX hydrolase N-terminal domain-containing protein produces MKENIIEWAQLISCYAQAGLNYTNDIHDKHRYQEMKKVSEAMMASILNSEHSKIHA; encoded by the coding sequence ATGAAAGAGAATATTATTGAATGGGCGCAGCTTATATCTTGTTATGCTCAAGCAGGGTTAAACTATACGAATGACATTCACGATAAGCATAGATATCAGGAAATGAAAAAAGTTTCAGAAGCAATGATGGCATCTATTTTAAACTCAGAGCATTCGAAGATTCATGCGTAA
- a CDS encoding MBL fold metallo-hydrolase, whose amino-acid sequence MEMVKVERDNIIRVKLPMQGLLQWVNCYLIKGDEGYTLIDTGTPNSQTIKHWEDVLKYLQIGFHNINKIIITHHHIDHYGLAARLQHLTNAPIYMSEKCYQQALKLWDPTFAYEEKLFELFIQNGVPHSLLETYKTDLEAYFHAVQAHPEIRCMEEGEAVRLGNEEYKVLDTSGHAEGHISLYNEHEQTIFCGDHIIPKILPNLNFTLGFDLNPLDSYMKTLQRHSTMQVKHAFPGHMIAFKKYNERASEILEQYQNRVENMIMYMEQPVSVFEICIKMLFKPLNSEQLKFKMFEILSYIEFLRADGKIEEAGVYQSIRKYVIK is encoded by the coding sequence ATGGAAATGGTAAAGGTTGAAAGGGATAACATTATTCGTGTGAAATTGCCGATGCAAGGTCTGCTACAATGGGTCAATTGCTATTTGATTAAGGGTGATGAAGGATACACGTTGATAGATACTGGGACGCCTAATTCTCAAACAATAAAGCATTGGGAAGACGTATTGAAATATTTACAAATCGGATTTCATAACATTAACAAAATTATTATTACTCATCATCATATCGACCACTATGGCCTAGCTGCCAGACTTCAGCACCTGACCAATGCTCCCATCTATATGTCGGAAAAATGCTACCAGCAGGCTTTAAAATTGTGGGATCCTACTTTTGCATATGAGGAAAAATTATTTGAATTATTTATCCAAAATGGCGTACCTCATTCTCTATTAGAAACGTATAAGACTGATTTGGAGGCCTATTTTCATGCTGTTCAAGCACACCCAGAAATTCGGTGTATGGAAGAAGGTGAGGCCGTACGATTAGGTAATGAAGAGTATAAAGTGTTAGATACGTCAGGACATGCTGAAGGTCACATTAGTCTGTACAATGAACATGAACAAACGATTTTCTGTGGTGATCACATTATTCCTAAAATATTACCTAATCTAAATTTCACGCTTGGCTTCGATCTGAATCCGCTTGACTCTTATATGAAAACATTACAAAGACATTCGACTATGCAAGTGAAACATGCTTTTCCAGGGCATATGATTGCATTTAAAAAGTATAATGAACGAGCATCTGAGATACTTGAGCAATATCAAAATCGAGTAGAGAATATGATCATGTATATGGAACAACCAGTGTCTGTTTTTGAAATTTGTATAAAAATGCTTTTTAAGCCATTAAATTCTGAGCAATTAAAATTTAAAATGTTCGAAATATTATCTTATATCGAATTCTTAAGAGCAGACGGCAAAATCGAAGAGGCTGGCGTATATCAATCTATTCGGAAGTATGTCATCAAGTAA
- a CDS encoding polysaccharide deacetylase family protein, whose translation MMLDKEMLYKVETMEKKIYLTFDDGPDPLYTPQILDILRENGVKATFFLIGEKVLKYPELVKLIYSEGHAIGNHTYTHPFLVLCDESKIKEEIEMTEAAIRSVIGDGTSLFRPPYGLVNEKVVHYISELEYQIIMWSKELEIFDWSLPGVDNMINLVLEKWERGSILLFHDGGGDRTETVECIEKLIPLLHSKGCTFSSDFAPWTEQGAVEDLTEIS comes from the coding sequence ATGATGTTAGATAAAGAAATGTTGTATAAAGTCGAAACGATGGAAAAGAAAATATATTTAACATTTGATGATGGACCTGATCCTTTATATACACCTCAAATATTGGATATTCTAAGGGAGAATGGTGTGAAGGCCACATTTTTTCTCATTGGAGAAAAGGTATTAAAGTATCCGGAACTTGTAAAATTGATTTATTCAGAAGGACATGCCATAGGAAACCATACCTATACACATCCCTTTCTAGTCTTATGCGATGAATCTAAGATCAAAGAAGAAATAGAAATGACTGAGGCAGCTATTCGTTCTGTGATTGGTGATGGAACATCTCTTTTTCGTCCGCCTTATGGATTAGTTAACGAGAAGGTTGTTCACTATATCTCAGAGCTCGAATATCAAATCATCATGTGGTCCAAGGAGTTGGAGATTTTTGATTGGTCTCTTCCAGGTGTTGACAATATGATCAATTTGGTTTTGGAAAAGTGGGAGCGCGGAAGTATTCTGCTTTTTCATGACGGCGGCGGCGATCGAACTGAAACGGTAGAATGCATTGAAAAATTGATTCCGCTCCTTCACAGTAAAGGGTGTACATTTTCAAGTGATTTTGCACCATGGACCGAGCAAGGGGCTGTAGAGGATCTGACTGAAATTAGTTAA
- a CDS encoding MFS transporter, with product MSHVGLWFKEKKYAWMLVMFLWMFGFVGAATRFVLSYYQNDISEQLNVSHSFISFTWSLNMIVVLLCTSFGGWLTDRYGPKIVMSISTFFMIAGAAIIVIFNSSTAFIVGFGLVLGLTGISSTTAYVLVFNWFKHHRAKAMTIISSAVPLGLAIMSPIFIWSEGKLTWESAFWFSLIFGSVMIPLTLLLVRDKDKGRVDEVLEEENEEQAEKLSFKQRVQFVFISFKNPALLVVMLALFTCGFNMGTTDMHFMAMQQHSHVHQAVQTVTLTVLGILELSGAFVFGYLLDRYPRTLILSIIYGIRIIAFGFLFFTVGINPIIFAFLFGGSFLGAIPGGMLVAGEALKGTGKQIAILLIFHQLGSILGASVGGITFDAFNSYSVIIMLNIILTTASCVGYYWVYQISKNKKNQTHPTIEQPISAT from the coding sequence GTGAGTCATGTAGGATTATGGTTTAAAGAAAAGAAATATGCCTGGATGTTGGTTATGTTTTTATGGATGTTTGGTTTTGTAGGAGCAGCGACTCGGTTTGTATTGTCTTATTATCAGAATGATATTTCGGAGCAATTGAACGTAAGCCATAGTTTTATTTCATTTACATGGTCGCTTAATATGATTGTCGTCTTGCTCTGTACATCATTCGGAGGTTGGTTGACCGATAGGTATGGCCCTAAGATCGTTATGTCAATTAGTACGTTCTTCATGATTGCAGGGGCAGCAATTATTGTTATATTTAATAGTTCTACTGCATTCATTGTCGGCTTTGGGTTAGTACTAGGCCTAACAGGCATCTCATCTACAACAGCTTATGTCTTGGTATTTAACTGGTTTAAACATCATCGGGCAAAGGCAATGACGATCATTAGCAGTGCTGTTCCATTAGGGCTTGCCATCATGAGTCCGATCTTTATCTGGAGTGAGGGAAAACTTACTTGGGAGTCGGCATTTTGGTTTTCTTTAATATTTGGATCTGTAATGATTCCATTAACTTTATTGCTTGTAAGAGATAAAGATAAAGGGCGTGTAGACGAAGTTCTGGAAGAGGAAAATGAAGAACAAGCTGAAAAGTTATCCTTTAAACAAAGAGTTCAGTTTGTCTTTATAAGTTTTAAAAATCCGGCACTTTTAGTCGTAATGCTAGCTCTCTTTACTTGTGGATTTAACATGGGAACAACAGACATGCACTTTATGGCGATGCAACAACATTCTCATGTTCATCAGGCGGTACAGACCGTTACCTTAACTGTACTTGGCATACTTGAACTATCAGGGGCATTTGTTTTCGGTTATCTGCTTGATAGATATCCAAGAACACTTATTTTATCAATAATATATGGTATTCGAATAATCGCTTTTGGATTTCTCTTCTTTACTGTAGGAATCAATCCAATTATATTTGCCTTTTTGTTTGGTGGAAGCTTCCTAGGTGCCATACCTGGAGGAATGTTGGTCGCCGGAGAGGCTCTCAAAGGGACAGGCAAACAGATTGCCATTCTGCTGATTTTTCATCAATTGGGGTCTATCTTAGGGGCATCTGTAGGTGGAATTACTTTCGATGCGTTTAACAGCTATAGTGTCATCATTATGTTAAATATTATTTTAACTACTGCATCTTGCGTTGGATATTATTGGGTTTATCAAATTTCAAAAAACAAAAAAAATCAAACTCACCCAACAATAGAACAGCCGATATCTGCAACTTAA
- a CDS encoding CoA-acylating methylmalonate-semialdehyde dehydrogenase has translation MTTLLENFIGGAWVEAHTSEHESVFNPATEEVIAQVPFSTREDVNRAVQAAKEAFETWKHVPVQKRARILFKYQQLLVDNWESLAKIITTENGKIYEDAYAEVQRGIESVEFAAGAPTLMMGHTIPDIATGIETNLFRYPLGVVAGITPFNFPMMVPCWMFPLAIACGNTFILKPSERTPLLANRLAVLFAEAGLPSGVLNIVHGAHEVVNGILEHEDIKAVSFVGSQPVAQHVYKVAAQYGKRVQALAGAKNHSIVMPDADLDLTVRNIIEAAFGSAGERCMACSVVITVGDIKEEFTEKLLHAAHQIKMGNGLTREHTLGPLIRKSNKENALKYINLGENEGAVLLRDGRKDQETSTRGYFLGPTIFDEVNPTMKIWQDEIFAPVLSLIQVKDLKEAIAITNLSKFANGACIFTNNLKAVRQFREDIDAGMLGVNVGVPAPTGIFPFSGYKNSFYGDLHVNGKDGVEFYTRKKVVTLRATD, from the coding sequence ATGACAACTTTACTTGAAAATTTTATTGGTGGAGCTTGGGTGGAAGCCCATACATCCGAACATGAATCCGTCTTTAATCCCGCAACAGAGGAAGTTATTGCACAAGTACCTTTTTCAACGCGTGAAGATGTAAATAGGGCTGTTCAAGCTGCCAAAGAGGCTTTTGAAACGTGGAAACACGTACCGGTTCAGAAAAGAGCAAGAATATTATTTAAATATCAACAGCTCTTGGTAGATAATTGGGAGTCTCTCGCAAAAATCATCACAACAGAAAACGGGAAGATCTACGAAGATGCGTATGCGGAAGTACAACGAGGAATTGAAAGTGTAGAATTTGCAGCTGGCGCACCAACCCTAATGATGGGACACACGATACCTGACATTGCTACAGGAATTGAAACCAACTTGTTCCGTTATCCTCTTGGTGTTGTCGCCGGTATAACTCCTTTTAATTTTCCAATGATGGTTCCCTGCTGGATGTTTCCGCTAGCTATCGCTTGTGGGAATACGTTTATATTAAAGCCATCCGAACGAACGCCACTGCTTGCAAATCGATTGGCTGTATTATTTGCTGAAGCAGGTTTGCCAAGTGGAGTATTAAATATCGTTCATGGTGCACATGAGGTGGTAAACGGTATTTTAGAGCATGAAGATATTAAGGCTGTATCATTTGTAGGATCACAGCCAGTGGCTCAGCATGTCTATAAAGTGGCAGCACAATATGGGAAAAGAGTGCAAGCACTCGCTGGCGCTAAAAATCATTCCATTGTTATGCCTGATGCAGACCTCGACTTAACAGTGAGAAATATTATTGAAGCTGCATTTGGGTCGGCTGGAGAAAGATGTATGGCTTGTTCTGTAGTCATAACAGTAGGTGATATTAAAGAGGAATTCACAGAAAAATTATTACATGCCGCTCATCAAATTAAAATGGGTAACGGGTTAACCCGAGAACACACGCTAGGCCCTTTAATTCGTAAAAGCAATAAGGAAAATGCTTTGAAGTATATTAATTTGGGAGAAAATGAAGGGGCTGTTCTTTTACGCGATGGTAGGAAGGATCAAGAAACATCAACGCGTGGATACTTTTTAGGACCAACCATTTTTGATGAGGTCAACCCGACTATGAAGATTTGGCAAGATGAGATTTTCGCACCCGTTTTATCTTTGATTCAGGTAAAGGACCTAAAGGAAGCCATAGCCATCACAAATCTTTCTAAATTCGCAAATGGAGCGTGCATATTCACCAATAATTTGAAAGCTGTACGACAATTCCGAGAGGATATTGATGCAGGCATGCTTGGTGTTAATGTCGGTGTACCTGCACCAACGGGCATATTTCCATTCTCAGGGTATAAGAATTCCTTCTATGGCGATCTTCATGTTAACGGTAAGGATGGCGTAGAGTTTTATACGCGTAAAAAAGTTGTGACACTTAGAGCGACTGATTAA
- a CDS encoding LL-diaminopimelate aminotransferase, with product MLIVDNHIQKSFANRIGGDRFGKENVVYKFEKIKRAREKAILEKPGVPIIDMGLGEPDWMAEDEVIQVLTNEASKKENRYYSDNGSVEFKIAAGHYLERVYGVKELNPLTEINHCIGSKTALAQLPAVFINPGDITLMTVPGYPVLGTHTKWFGGEVVHLPLLKENDYLPDLNALSEEVKNKAKLLYINYPNNPTGAVATRKFYEEVVQFCKKYEIIVVSDEAYGALTFDGEQPLSFLSVPGAKEVGVSIHSLSKAYNMTGWRLGFVAGNELIVKAFAYVKDNHDSGQFLAIQKAGIYCLNHPEITLKTAEKYSRRHDMLVDVLKQVGFDVQKPKASFYLYIQIPKGIENGRSFSSAEEFSEFLIMEKLISTVPWDDSGSYVRFSVTFEADTEDEEKKIMQELQVRLQDIRCVW from the coding sequence ATGTTGATAGTTGATAATCATATACAAAAATCTTTTGCGAACCGAATTGGTGGTGACCGATTTGGGAAAGAAAATGTAGTCTACAAATTTGAGAAAATAAAAAGGGCTAGAGAAAAAGCCATACTTGAAAAACCAGGAGTCCCTATCATTGATATGGGACTAGGAGAACCCGATTGGATGGCAGAAGATGAAGTGATTCAAGTGCTTACAAACGAAGCCAGCAAAAAGGAAAATCGTTATTATTCTGATAATGGTTCAGTCGAATTTAAAATAGCTGCTGGACATTATTTGGAACGTGTATATGGTGTGAAAGAACTGAATCCTCTTACAGAAATTAATCATTGCATTGGGTCGAAAACCGCACTAGCTCAATTGCCAGCAGTATTTATTAACCCTGGAGATATTACTTTGATGACTGTACCCGGATATCCTGTCCTTGGCACGCATACGAAATGGTTCGGTGGAGAAGTTGTTCATCTTCCATTATTAAAAGAAAACGACTATTTACCAGATTTGAACGCCTTGTCTGAGGAAGTTAAAAATAAGGCGAAACTTCTCTATATCAACTACCCTAACAATCCAACAGGTGCTGTTGCAACTAGAAAGTTTTATGAAGAAGTTGTACAATTTTGCAAAAAATATGAAATTATTGTTGTTTCTGATGAAGCATATGGCGCACTTACATTTGACGGAGAGCAGCCGTTATCTTTTCTATCTGTTCCGGGGGCTAAGGAGGTCGGTGTTAGCATTCACTCCTTATCCAAAGCTTATAATATGACAGGATGGCGATTGGGTTTCGTAGCAGGTAACGAATTGATCGTCAAAGCCTTTGCCTATGTGAAAGATAATCATGATTCCGGCCAATTTCTAGCCATACAAAAGGCAGGGATTTACTGTTTAAATCATCCTGAAATTACGTTAAAAACGGCTGAGAAATATTCTAGAAGACACGACATGCTAGTAGATGTATTGAAACAAGTTGGTTTTGATGTGCAAAAACCAAAGGCATCTTTTTACTTATACATTCAAATACCAAAAGGAATCGAAAATGGAAGAAGCTTCTCATCGGCAGAGGAATTTTCAGAATTTTTAATTATGGAGAAGCTAATTTCTACTGTGCCTTGGGATGATTCGGGCTCATATGTACGGTTTTCGGTTACATTTGAAGCGGATACCGAAGATGAAGAAAAGAAGATCATGCAGGAATTACAAGTAAGATTGCAAGACATTCGTTGTGTTTGGTGA
- a CDS encoding class II aldolase/adducin family protein has protein sequence MMETVMTKDYIREMTYASKILYMENHNDINNGQISYRDKDSESIWIRKGFLGWEETTEQDFIQIDYDGNRLEGEGPIPSEWPLHTEIYRARNDVNCIIHSHPPYSMIFSATSLDLRPITHDATPIMNTARFTLTTNTVTNPNIAAEVAQALGSSNTMLLKNHGIVSVGKSIPETVCWATVLENACRMQLIAESTGVPYSWTEGHEIKMKSKIIYGSTAIREYWAYWCRKADRQFGTNEPFVTGGETNG, from the coding sequence ATGATGGAAACAGTTATGACTAAAGATTACATCCGTGAAATGACTTACGCTTCAAAAATATTATACATGGAAAATCACAATGACATAAATAATGGTCAAATCTCCTATAGAGATAAGGATTCAGAAAGTATATGGATTCGGAAAGGTTTCTTAGGATGGGAAGAAACGACAGAACAAGATTTCATTCAGATTGACTACGATGGAAATCGCTTGGAAGGGGAGGGGCCGATTCCTTCTGAATGGCCCTTACATACAGAAATCTACCGTGCTAGAAATGATGTGAATTGCATCATACATTCGCATCCTCCTTACTCTATGATTTTCAGTGCTACTAGTTTAGATCTTCGACCCATTACTCATGATGCTACACCGATCATGAACACGGCACGATTCACATTGACTACTAATACAGTGACAAATCCGAATATTGCTGCTGAAGTAGCGCAAGCTCTTGGAAGTAGCAATACGATGCTTCTTAAAAATCACGGTATCGTCTCAGTTGGGAAATCAATTCCAGAGACCGTTTGTTGGGCAACTGTACTAGAGAATGCATGCAGGATGCAGCTTATAGCTGAATCAACCGGTGTTCCTTATTCTTGGACAGAAGGTCATGAAATTAAAATGAAGAGTAAAATTATTTATGGCTCAACAGCCATTCGAGAGTATTGGGCTTACTGGTGTAGAAAAGCAGATAGGCAGTTCGGTACAAATGAACCATTTGTGACTGGAGGCGAAACAAATGGTTAA
- a CDS encoding AMP-binding protein, with protein MVNKMNGPVEELSIFRNLKGREYVGTKFNNSPRPQRHKIYEGPYSRLKTSVFNSTDDSIIPKTGLSILERILLTSFGVTSVKFYGYQSEMLWSFPSAGACYPVEAYVIVRSLDGVEPGVYHYSALNTSLHKISCSDALFLLEGTILPDDLDASFYIVISTIPWRSCWKYSHRGYRFTLIDAGHVIANYQSVLNSMGFHFSTYTAFKSQHLKTLLNIDRDEDPVSIIAVQQSSFAIGNQVIENLYDRKSQNLNRCVTSVDSDSALFDWTPINKFRENVKSSLAEPTEQWRTQYNLPAEWNDYNEMLRLIIERRSSSSYLPVEIPRHDLIKLMEFINGLNMPIRTYCIIHSVEGMIPGLYELNGQLKMIKAGDYRSKSAELCLGQELVHDASVLFFFAVDHSQITEKNFYTYQQKLIDVGILGQMIYLKSHELKLGYSAIGGYYDDDVKTLLQLDEQMEIVYSGTLGKDDLHSAFKVKRDRHYLNKPQNDMEINMDKAPQYQWIIDKLHKAVEEFGEKVAIQSEGKVYTYSEFWNQVVLSSSWLKQRIPKKYPVGISMKNCSNYLFVYYGLLLEGYIPMLIDHTFTQDEIDSLCSYYDIGSILTLNENGEVQVELREEQFDSFQEDSFANVATCRFSSGTTGRPKCLMFTHDAVINAGVNWAKASNITSEDRVLCTALFHNGLAFNTSLLAVFVSGATLYIHRQITPKSIWNTVVNEKITILVAFPVAYDLLNQSKFCENNHTLRICLSSAAPLHHTVRQDFYNKVGIEICDYYGIVEAGPVTFNDGSQEHSLGLPVPGVDIRIVDEEGASLPNEESGLIQVRSSSMAKGYYKATFPFVVSPDGYYQTTDRGFLKNNYLYINGRTSEMINVAGKKVDPLEVENVLMKLKGIRDVAVVGMMNERKTTEYPIAFIVSESDVSQDQIIAHCQLHLAPFKLPQKFIKVLQIPRSGVGKIKRQELINTLTVSN; from the coding sequence ATGGTTAACAAGATGAATGGACCTGTCGAGGAATTATCTATATTTAGGAACCTAAAGGGTAGAGAGTATGTTGGAACCAAATTTAATAATTCACCTCGCCCTCAACGTCATAAAATCTATGAGGGACCTTATTCTCGTTTGAAAACATCGGTGTTTAATTCAACGGATGATAGTATCATTCCCAAAACAGGGCTTAGTATTTTAGAAAGAATACTACTGACATCTTTTGGTGTTACCTCTGTAAAGTTTTATGGATACCAATCGGAGATGCTGTGGTCATTTCCCTCGGCTGGAGCATGCTATCCAGTTGAGGCATATGTCATAGTACGTTCGTTAGATGGGGTAGAACCAGGCGTATATCATTATTCTGCCTTGAATACTTCATTACACAAAATATCATGCTCAGACGCACTTTTTTTACTAGAAGGAACCATTCTCCCGGATGACTTAGATGCAAGTTTCTATATCGTTATTTCCACGATCCCTTGGAGAAGTTGTTGGAAATATTCCCATCGGGGATATCGCTTCACTCTGATTGACGCAGGTCACGTTATCGCGAATTACCAATCCGTGCTGAACTCAATGGGTTTTCATTTCTCAACATACACAGCTTTTAAATCACAGCATCTCAAAACTCTATTAAATATTGATAGAGATGAAGATCCTGTAAGTATTATCGCAGTTCAGCAAAGTAGCTTTGCCATTGGTAATCAAGTGATCGAAAATCTGTATGATAGAAAAAGTCAAAATTTAAACAGATGTGTGACTTCAGTTGATTCCGATTCTGCTTTGTTCGATTGGACCCCTATTAATAAATTTCGAGAAAACGTAAAAAGTTCTTTAGCTGAACCAACGGAACAGTGGAGAACACAATATAATCTTCCAGCAGAATGGAATGATTATAACGAGATGCTACGGCTGATCATTGAACGTCGATCTAGTTCCTCCTATTTGCCAGTTGAAATCCCTCGGCATGATTTGATTAAACTTATGGAATTCATTAATGGATTGAACATGCCGATTCGGACCTATTGCATCATACATTCTGTCGAAGGCATGATACCTGGTCTATACGAGCTCAATGGACAATTAAAGATGATCAAAGCGGGTGACTATAGAAGTAAATCAGCAGAATTATGTTTGGGACAAGAGCTAGTGCATGATGCTTCCGTTCTCTTTTTCTTTGCCGTAGATCATTCTCAAATTACTGAAAAAAACTTTTACACTTATCAACAAAAATTGATAGATGTAGGTATTTTGGGTCAAATGATTTATCTGAAGTCGCATGAGTTGAAATTGGGTTATTCCGCAATTGGTGGATATTATGATGATGATGTCAAGACGTTACTACAGTTAGACGAACAAATGGAGATTGTATATTCGGGGACGCTTGGCAAAGATGATTTGCATTCTGCATTTAAAGTTAAAAGGGATCGACATTACTTAAATAAACCCCAAAATGATATGGAGATAAACATGGATAAAGCGCCACAATATCAATGGATTATTGACAAATTGCATAAGGCAGTTGAAGAATTTGGTGAAAAAGTAGCCATTCAAAGTGAGGGGAAAGTTTACACATATTCAGAATTTTGGAACCAAGTCGTGTTAAGTTCATCATGGTTAAAGCAGAGAATTCCTAAAAAATATCCGGTAGGCATCAGTATGAAAAATTGTTCTAATTATTTATTCGTTTATTATGGATTGCTGCTTGAAGGATATATTCCAATGCTTATCGACCATACGTTTACTCAAGATGAAATTGATTCGTTATGCTCGTATTACGATATTGGCTCCATTCTAACATTAAATGAGAACGGAGAAGTCCAGGTTGAATTAAGAGAGGAGCAATTTGACTCTTTTCAAGAAGATTCTTTTGCAAATGTAGCTACTTGTAGATTTTCTTCTGGAACGACAGGGCGACCAAAGTGTCTTATGTTTACTCATGACGCTGTTATAAATGCGGGCGTCAACTGGGCGAAGGCTTCAAACATCACTTCGGAGGATAGAGTGTTATGTACAGCGCTATTTCACAATGGTTTGGCCTTTAACACTTCATTGCTTGCAGTATTTGTTTCTGGTGCAACGCTTTACATTCACAGGCAAATTACACCGAAATCGATTTGGAATACAGTAGTAAATGAGAAGATTACGATTCTTGTAGCATTTCCTGTGGCATATGACCTATTAAATCAATCGAAATTTTGTGAGAATAATCATACTTTACGGATATGTCTGTCATCAGCTGCTCCTTTACATCATACAGTTAGGCAAGATTTCTATAATAAAGTGGGAATAGAAATATGCGATTACTACGGTATTGTAGAGGCAGGACCGGTTACATTTAACGACGGTTCACAAGAACATTCTTTAGGATTGCCAGTTCCTGGGGTCGATATCCGAATTGTGGATGAAGAAGGAGCTTCATTACCCAATGAAGAGTCAGGTCTTATTCAAGTTAGATCATCTTCTATGGCCAAAGGATATTATAAAGCTACTTTTCCGTTTGTAGTCTCTCCCGATGGCTATTATCAGACAACAGACAGAGGTTTCTTAAAGAATAATTATTTATATATTAACGGACGGACATCCGAAATGATTAATGTAGCGGGCAAAAAAGTAGACCCGCTTGAAGTTGAGAATGTCTTGATGAAACTAAAGGGAATTCGCGATGTTGCCGTTGTTGGAATGATGAATGAACGGAAAACGACAGAGTATCCTATCGCATTCATTGTATCCGAATCTGATGTGAGCCAGGATCAAATCATTGCACATTGCCAATTGCATTTGGCTCCGTTTAAATTGCCTCAAAAATTCATTAAAGTGCTGCAAATACCGCGAAGTGGGGTCGGCAAAATTAAACGGCAAGAATTGATTAATACATTAACGGTATCCAATTAA
- a CDS encoding tellurite resistance TerB family protein gives MWLKNSKQGLTDQVKKFKNKDFMDAVVAGCAIVAGADGSIDSSEKQKMSGYMSRSEELKVFDMGEVINRFNHFVGNIEFDAIIGKQEALKTIAKFRSKPEVGRLIVGVCSAIGAADGDFDDKEKAIVREICDALGLNPSEFSL, from the coding sequence ATGTGGTTAAAAAACTCAAAGCAAGGATTGACTGATCAAGTCAAAAAATTTAAGAACAAAGACTTCATGGATGCAGTGGTTGCGGGTTGCGCAATTGTTGCAGGAGCTGACGGTTCGATTGATTCCAGCGAGAAGCAAAAGATGTCTGGTTACATGAGTCGGAGCGAAGAATTAAAGGTATTTGATATGGGCGAAGTAATCAACCGATTCAATCATTTCGTTGGTAACATCGAGTTTGACGCTATCATTGGCAAACAAGAGGCACTCAAAACGATTGCGAAATTCCGTAGTAAACCGGAAGTTGGTCGTCTGATTGTGGGTGTATGTAGCGCAATTGGCGCAGCCGATGGAGATTTCGATGATAAAGAAAAGGCGATTGTTCGAGAAATTTGTGATGCCCTTGGACTGAATCCTAGCGAATTCAGCCTGTAG